DNA sequence from the Butyricimonas faecalis genome:
TCAAAGTCAATTAATACAAAAAGGGGTGGAAACATCTAATTCCTTATTATTATATGGAAATCCGGGATGTGGGAAGACGACTGTCGCTAAATATATTTCGGAGCAGATAGGATTACCTTTGGTTATAGCGAGATTTGATGCTATCGTATCTTCGCTATTGGGAAATACGGCTAAAAACATTCGGAAAATTTTCGATTTTGCGGATCATAAACCTTGTATCCTTTTTTTGGATGAATTTGATGCCATTGCAAAAGCTCGTGATGACCAATATGAGTTAGGCGAATTAAAACGGGTAATCAATAGCCTTTTACAGAACATTGATTCGTTCTCGAAGCAAAATATTCTTATTGCAGCAACAAATCATCCCGAGTTATTGGATAAGGCGATTTGGCGAAGATTCAATACGGTAATTGAAATTGGGTTGCCACAAGAAGAAGAAATTGTAACCCTTATAAAGACTTTCACGAGTGATTTTAGCACTGAATTTAATACAGACGACAAACGACTTGATAGATTATCCAAACAATTTGCGGGAAAGTCGCCGTCAGATATAAAAACAATAATTAATAATGCTAAAGCGCAAACTGTAATTAATGACAGGGATACATTGCACTATGAAGATGTTTTGATAGAACTGTTCGAGTTTAATCACCGAGGTAATTTAACGATTGAAAAATTGGTAGAATATCTCTATGAGAATGGAGTCCCCCAGAATACTATCGCCGAACGGATGAATGTTTCCATTAGGCAAATACGAAATTATTTAAATAAACAATCATAACCATGGCAGAGGAGAATCTTCCCATAAAGTTCTTTCAGAAAAGACAGAAAGACGAGCGAGACACCGAAGGTGGTGGCGGCGGAAAACCACCCCAATGGATAGATGCAAGTAGTGTAGGCGAAAAATCCATATACATACGGCAAGTATTAGATAATGTTTCACATTCGCTTGCAGAGAAAGTGAAGCGGAACAATTACATTCCGTCTGTAGTAAAATTAAAAGTAAATTCCGACGCTCTTGCCAAAACTTATCGTAGAGAAATTGGCAATTTATTCAACGTTGGCAAATTGAATACGATTGGTGTTAGTGGTGAAGATGAAGTCTTGATTAAAATCGACAATCAAGAAGATTTGCAAAAAATGACAGAAAAGATTGCTAATGCTGGCAATAAATATTCCAGTCAATCAACAATAACGGGTATTTGTGCTATAACCAACATCGAAGAATTTAAGCCGCAAGTAAATGTCGAACCCCATGAAAGCACTATTTTAAAGGTAAAGCTATTCAATTATGGTGACAGTTCATTAAACAGTGTACTTACCAAAGAATTTGAAAAGTATTGCAAGAAATATCAGTTGGATTTTAAGAACGTTCCGTATTCCGGTGAGTTAAATATATATCGTATCAATGGTATTACTACTGATGCGTTTAATGAACTTAAAGATTTTGACGGAATACAATTGATTGCAGAAATGCCAACCTACGACATTACTTTGGATGAGCTTACCGAAGATATTACCATTCCGATCAAACAGCCCAAAGCCGGAATTAATTACCCTGTAGTTGGAGTGTTAGACACCGGAATTGCAAGCATTCCACATTTGCAACCATGGTTACATAACGAAAATATCACATATTATCCTGATGATGATGTAGATAAAAGTCACGGAACATTTGTTGCCGGAGTATTACTATACGGTGATGAATTGGAAGGCAAAGAGTATACAGGCTTTGAAGGATGTAAATTGTTGGAAGCGATAGTGATGCCCGATACAAAAAAGCAACAAATAACCGAAGATGAACTTGTACAACAAATATGGGATGCCGTTAGTCGCAATAATGATGTCAAAGTTTGGAATTTATCGTTAGGAACCAATAGGGAAGTTGATTTGTATGAATTTTCCGATTTTGCAAAAGCATTAGATGAAATACAGGAGCAAAACAATGTTCTCATTTGTAAATCTGTGGGGAATTGTACTAATTTCAAATTAAATGCACCTGTAAGCCGGATTGCAAAGTCAGCTGACACTGTTCGTGGACTTGTTGTCGGTTCGTTAGCCCATGACAAAAATGCAACGGATATCGCAGACAAACACAATCCGTCTCCATTCTCTCGAATCGGTCGAGGCCCTTCTCATTTAATTAAACCTGATGTTGTTCATATCGGTGGTAATGTGGGACTTGATGTCTCAAATAATGTTGTCCTAAATCCGGTAAAATCATTTTCGCCTAACGGACAGATAGCAAAACAGGTTGGAACGAGTTTTTCGACACCACGAATTGCTGCCATTGCATCAGGACTTGATGCGATGTTAAATGAATCATTCAATCCCACGTTATTAAAGGCTTTGATTATCCATTCGGCTAAATACCCGGAAGAAATGAAAATGCCAATTGTAGAAAAGATAAAATATGCCGGATTTGGCCTCCCGTCCAATATAAAGGATATTCTTTTCAATGAGCCAAACGAAATAACACTGATACTTCAAGACACTTTGGAGAAAGGGCATTTCATTGATATTTTAGATTTTCCTTTCCCACAGAGCATGGTTGATGAAGACGGATATTTTTACGGAGAAATGACCGTTACATTGGTTACTTCACCAATATTGGAAGTATCACAAGGAGCGGAATACTGTCAATCTAACATTGATGTTATGATAGGCTCTTACGATGAAAAAGTCGAAAGAGATATGTCAAACCCATTGATAAAAAATCCAATTGGAGCAGGTGGAAGACAAAATATATTGGCGATGACTAACTATAGTTCAAGAGCCAAAAAAGACATTGAAATGCCTTTTGCTGCGGAAAGAATGTTAGTCACATACGGGGATAAATTTCAACCCGTAAAAAAGTGGAGCGTAAATTTGGATGAATTTACAGAAGGGAACAAAGAAAAGTACTTGAAAGCCCCTAAAAATTGGTATTTGAAAGTCGAAGGTTTGTATCGTCATTTTATGGAAGAAAAATGCGAACTGGAAGACAGAACCCCTAGTCAGGACTTTTGCCTTATCATTACGATTAAGGATACCAAGAAGAAGGGAAATATATACAATGAAGTAACTCAATTGTTGGATAACTTTAGTTTTATCCATAGCAATGTAAAGATAAAAGAAGAGGTACGTATCAGATTAAACGGATGATATACCAGTGATTGCGTGGTGGAAGTTATATCTCCCTCCCCATCTCCCCCTTCCGGGTACTTCCCCTCAAGCAGGGGAAGAAGGAGGTGGCAGCGAAGCTGACGGAGGAGTTTTAGGTGAAATACAAATTTTGACACACTATTTCTACTCTACTTGCACGGGAGGGGAAATCGTTGGTTGATTAGCTGGGGTGTATAGTTTTTGCAAACTCTAATAGAATAATTTCCGGTGTAATACTTTAGTACTAAGGGGAAACTTACGTGTTAATTCCGGTGGATTTTCGGAATATCTTCGGTGCCCCTTCGCTCGTTGGGCGAAGGGGAAGCGGGGGTGGAAGGCGTGTGGGGGAATGGAATGTGCTTTGTTTGTTGGTTTTGCAAGAGGAGTGTACTGAAATTGATAAGGGAAAATGTCGTTTATGTGGTATTTAATGTTGTTTATGTAGTATTTTCTGTTGTTTGTATAATAGATTCGTTGGGAGGGGATAGGAAAAGTATTTTTGTCACCGTAATCTAAAAAACAAAGATAATATGGCAAAGACCGAACAGGAGATTAGAGGTAAAGTGGGTAATATGGTTTTCTACAAGATGGGTAGTGAAACTCGGGTGAGAAGCACCGCGAGTGATTTTCAAGATGCCGATTCGGAGGGGCAACGATCCGGAAGGTCTCGGTTAAGGGTGGCAACTCTTTTTTATCAACGGTTAACGAAGGTGATTTCTCGGGAAATATGGAAATTAGCGGCGGCAGGGACAAGTCAGAATGGTTTTAATCTTTTTATGAAGAAAAACATGATGGTGTTTACCCCGTGTGGGCGGGTGGGGGATTTTTCTCGCTTGTGTTTGACTGCCGGTGTTTTGCAACAAGTGAATCACTTGGAGGTAGCGGAAGATAACGGGAAGCAAGTTACTTTGACGTGGAAGGTGGGGATCGATTCGCCTTCGGCCGGGGATGACGATCGCTTACGGGTGATCGTGCTGTTGAATGACCGTTGTTTTTCTCCTTTTATCGTGGAAGGCGTGGATGCCCGGAGAAAGGATGGGCGTATGACATTTAGGTTGGAGCGGACACGGGGGCAGGCGGCTCATTTGTATTGCTTTTTCTCGGGGAAAGGAGGAATGACCTATTCTTCGAGTCAGTATGTCAGGGTGGACGAGTGAGGTTATTCGTTTACCGATTAATTTTGGCTTTCTTTTTGTAGGATGTTTTGCGAGTGTAAATTTTATTATATTTACGAACAAATTGAAAGGAATGGTCGTACAATAGAGTTACGAATAAATTATTGTTATGATGGAAATATCAGATATAGGATTGATCGGGTTGGCGGTAATGGGGGAGAATTTGGCTCTGAATTTGGAAAGTAAGGGATACACGGTTTCTGTTTATAACCGGGTTCACCCGGACCGGGAGAGCGTGGTGACCCGTTTCGTGGAAGGACGAGGGAAAGGGAAGCGTTTTCATGGGACCTACACGATTGAAGAGTTCGTGGAGTCCATACGTTTGCCGCGGAAGATCATGTTGATGGTGAAGGCCGGGGATCCGGTGGATGAGTTGATCGGGCAGTTGCTCCCGTGGCTTTCCCCGGGAGATGTTATTATTGACGGGGGAAATTCGGATTACCACGACACGGAGCGTCGGGTGAAGATGCTGGAAGAGAAGGGTCTTTATTTTATTGGAGCCGGGATTTCCGGGGGAGAGGAAGGTGCGTTGAACGGGCCGTCCATTATGCCGGGAGGTTCGGTGATGGCTTGGCCGTTGGTGAAAGATATATTACAGTCGATCGCTGCAAAACTGGAAGACGGTTCTCCCTGTTGCGAATGGATCGGAGCCGGAGGGGCGGGACATTACGTGAAGATGGTGCACAACGGGATCGAGTACGGGGATATGGAATTGATCGCGGAAGCTTATTCTATGCTGAAGAAGAGAACCGGGTTGGACAATGACGGGTTGGGAGATATTTTCGAGTTGTGGAACCGGGGAGAGTTAAATAGTTTCTTGATAGAGATTACTTCGCATATCCTGCATTACAAGGAAGAGAATGGGGATTATTTACTGGATCATATCTTGGATGTTGCCGGGCAGAAGGGAACGGGGAAGTGGAGCGTGATGGCGGCGTTGGACGAGGGTGACCCGTTGACGCTGGTGTCGGAGGCGGTGTTTGCCCGTTTCATGTCGGCTTTGGTGAGTGAACGGGAGAGGGCATCCGTGCAGTACCCGTCGGGTAAGGTGGGGGATATGGAGGCTTGTATTACCTTGAATTCTTCCGGGATTGAGGCGGTGAGGGATGCTTTGTACGCGGCAAAACTGATCTCTTACGCGCAAGGATTTTCTTTGATGCGCAGGGCTTCCGAGCGGAATGGTTGGAATTTGGATTACGGGACGATAGCCAAAATCTGGAGGAAAGGATGTATTATCCGCTCCGTGTTCTTGGAGAGGATCACTCAAGCGTTTACGAAGAGTCCGGGATTGCAGAACCTGTTGTTTGATGCCTTTTTCCACGAGAGGATGGAGAATGCCTTGCCGGCCTTGCGGGGCGTGGTCGTGGATTGCGTGTTTAACGGTATCGCGGCACCTTGTTTCTTCTCGGCATTGAGTTATTTTGACGGGTTGCGTAATTTTACATCCCCGGCGAATTTGATTCAGGCGCAAAGGGATTATTTCGGGGCGCATACATACGAACGTACGGATGCGGAGAGAGGTAAGTTTTTCCATACCGACTGGACGGGAAAGGGAGGAAAGACGGTTTCAGGAACTTATAACGTGTGATTATGAATAGACCGGAGGATCAGGTATTAGTTATATTCGGGGCATCGGGCGATTTGACCAAACGGATGTTGATGCCCTCGTTGTACGAGTTGCACGTGCGGCAGATGTTGCCGGAGCGTTTTGTTATTTTGGGGACTTCGAGGAAATCCATGAGTGACGACGAGTTCCGTTTGTCGATCCGTTTGATGTTGGAGGAGTTGAAAGGGGAAAAAGGCTTGAAGGGGGAAGAGGTGGATCGTTTCTTGCAGAAAGTGTACTACCAGCCTTTTGACCCGGTGGAGGGAGCCGATGAGTTGGGGGAACGGGTGATGTTTTTGATGGAGGAAAACGCTATCCCGACGCGGGTGGTGTATTATCTGGCAACTCCGCCGAATTCCCAGCAGGCAATCACGAAATACATTGGGAGAAGTTGTCTGTTTGGAGTAAAGGAACGGGGCGGATGGCACCGGATCGTGGTGGAAAAGCCTTTCGGGACAAGTTTGGAGACGGCGAAGGAGTTGGATAGAGCCTTGTTGCAGGTGTTCTGTGAGCGGGAGATTTATCGCATCGATCATTTTTTGGGGAAGGAGACGGTACAGAATATATTGGTCTTGCGTTTTGCAAACGAGATATTCGAATCCCTGTGGAACCGGAATTACGTGGATTACGTGGAGATATATGCCTTGGAATCGCTCGGGATCGAGAACCGGGGAAAGTATTACGAAACGACGGGGGCTTTGCGGGATATGGTGCAAAACCATTTGATGCAGTTGCTGGCTTTCGTGGCGATGGAGTCTCCGGCGACGATGGAACCGGAGGTGATTCGCGACGAGACGGTGAAGGTGTTGCGCTCGCTTCGTCCGTGGAGGGGGGAGGATATTCCCCGCAATGTTGTCCGGGCGCAATACGTGGCCGGGGAATCAAAGGGGCAGCCCGTGGTCGGGTATTTGCAGGAAAAGGATGTTGCTCCGAATTCCGACATGGAGACTTACGTGGCGTTGAAAGTGTTTATTGATAACTGGCGTTGGAGTCATGTGCCGTTTTATATATACACGGGCAAGCGTTTGAAGGATAAGCGTTCCGGGGTGGTGATTCATTTCAAGTCGACGCCGCACAAGTTGTTTCAGGGACAATGTGAGGGGGCGTCCTGTAACCAGTTGATTATTCGTATGACACCGGATGAGGGGGTGATGCTGAAGTTCGGGTTGAAAATGCCGGGTGGTGGTTTCACGGTGAAACAGGTGGGGATGGATTTCCTGTATGCTTCCCTGTGCAACAATTATCTGCCGGGGGCTTACGAGCGTTTGTTACTGGATGCCATGCAGGGGGATTCGATGCTCTACACGCGGGATGATGCCTTGGAGGCCAGTTGGAAGTTTATCGATCCGATCGTAAATTATTGGCGGGAACACCCGGGAGAGCAATTGCGGACGTATGCGGCGGGAAGCGAAGGACCGGACTTGAGTGATGTGTGGGATGTGGTTCCTCCTGTTTTAAAAGAAGATAAAAATGTTTGTTGGTTATGATATTGGATTCACATACGGGATTGGTGCTTGAAGGTGGTGGGATGAGAGGTGTCTTTACTGCCGGAGCACTGGATTTCTTGATGGATAAAAAGATTTATTTCCCTTACACGATCGGTGTTTCAGCCGGGGCGTGTAACGGGCTTTCTTACGCATCCCGTCAACGAGGACGGGCCAAGGCGTGTAATATTGATTTGTTGGACAAGTATCATTATATCGGGTTCCGTTATTTTTTTACGAAGCGGAGTATCATGGATTTTGATCTTATTTTTGATGATTTCCCCACCCGGATTATTCCGTACGATTATGATACGTACTTTGCTTCCCCGGAGCGTTTCGTGATGGTGACAAGTAATTGCAGGACGGGAGAGGCGAATTATTTCGAGGAAAAGCACGATCCCGTGCGTTTGCTGAATATCTGTCGGGCTTCTTGCAGCCTGCCTTTTGTTTGCCCGATCACTCACGTGGACGGAGTACCCATGCTGGACGGGGGAATTTGTGATGCCATCCCGATCCGGAAGGCTATAGCTGACGGGTTCGATCGTAACGTGGTGGTATTGACGCGTAATAAAGGTTACCGGAAAGATGAAAAGGAGAAGTCGTTGCCTTGGTTCATGTATCGTAAGTATCCGGCCTTGCGGGAGAGTTTGAGAGTGAAGAATAAACGTTATAACGAGACGCTTGATTTCCTGGAACAGTTGGAGCGGGAGGGGAAAGTGGTCTTGATTCGTCCGGAGAAACCGTTGGAGGTGGATCGGATTGAACAGGACGTGGAGAAATTGACGGATTTGTATAATCAAGGGTACGAATGTGCTCGTAAAGTGTTGGGTATTTAAATGTTGCTGCCATGGAAGAGCTTACGTTGACAACTCCTTCTATCTTGTTTTCAGCGATATCGTTGATTATGTTGGCTTACACGAATCGTTTCTTGGCGTATGCTCAAGTGATTCGGAATTTGAAGGGGGAGCATGAGAATCGGCCAAGTACGATGACCAAGTTGCAACTGGATAATTTACGGAAGCGGCTTTACTTGGCTCGGTCGATGCAAATTTACGGGGTGATCAGTTTGTTACTTTGCGTGGTTTGTACC
Encoded proteins:
- a CDS encoding AAA family ATPase, whose translation is MYTEILRIIEGGLSKDTKKVFNYANLLAKKVEKDGDSKMAKMILKVIESRAVTTVTMDELLTTPVDQESRLSIVDVTIPSKEEIPVILPKLVDEKIADFINVVKHQSQLIQKGVETSNSLLLYGNPGCGKTTVAKYISEQIGLPLVIARFDAIVSSLLGNTAKNIRKIFDFADHKPCILFLDEFDAIAKARDDQYELGELKRVINSLLQNIDSFSKQNILIAATNHPELLDKAIWRRFNTVIEIGLPQEEEIVTLIKTFTSDFSTEFNTDDKRLDRLSKQFAGKSPSDIKTIINNAKAQTVINDRDTLHYEDVLIELFEFNHRGNLTIEKLVEYLYENGVPQNTIAERMNVSIRQIRNYLNKQS
- a CDS encoding S8 family peptidase, yielding MAEENLPIKFFQKRQKDERDTEGGGGGKPPQWIDASSVGEKSIYIRQVLDNVSHSLAEKVKRNNYIPSVVKLKVNSDALAKTYRREIGNLFNVGKLNTIGVSGEDEVLIKIDNQEDLQKMTEKIANAGNKYSSQSTITGICAITNIEEFKPQVNVEPHESTILKVKLFNYGDSSLNSVLTKEFEKYCKKYQLDFKNVPYSGELNIYRINGITTDAFNELKDFDGIQLIAEMPTYDITLDELTEDITIPIKQPKAGINYPVVGVLDTGIASIPHLQPWLHNENITYYPDDDVDKSHGTFVAGVLLYGDELEGKEYTGFEGCKLLEAIVMPDTKKQQITEDELVQQIWDAVSRNNDVKVWNLSLGTNREVDLYEFSDFAKALDEIQEQNNVLICKSVGNCTNFKLNAPVSRIAKSADTVRGLVVGSLAHDKNATDIADKHNPSPFSRIGRGPSHLIKPDVVHIGGNVGLDVSNNVVLNPVKSFSPNGQIAKQVGTSFSTPRIAAIASGLDAMLNESFNPTLLKALIIHSAKYPEEMKMPIVEKIKYAGFGLPSNIKDILFNEPNEITLILQDTLEKGHFIDILDFPFPQSMVDEDGYFYGEMTVTLVTSPILEVSQGAEYCQSNIDVMIGSYDEKVERDMSNPLIKNPIGAGGRQNILAMTNYSSRAKKDIEMPFAAERMLVTYGDKFQPVKKWSVNLDEFTEGNKEKYLKAPKNWYLKVEGLYRHFMEEKCELEDRTPSQDFCLIITIKDTKKKGNIYNEVTQLLDNFSFIHSNVKIKEEVRIRLNG
- a CDS encoding DUF6266 family protein; protein product: MAKTEQEIRGKVGNMVFYKMGSETRVRSTASDFQDADSEGQRSGRSRLRVATLFYQRLTKVISREIWKLAAAGTSQNGFNLFMKKNMMVFTPCGRVGDFSRLCLTAGVLQQVNHLEVAEDNGKQVTLTWKVGIDSPSAGDDDRLRVIVLLNDRCFSPFIVEGVDARRKDGRMTFRLERTRGQAAHLYCFFSGKGGMTYSSSQYVRVDE
- the gnd gene encoding decarboxylating NADP(+)-dependent phosphogluconate dehydrogenase; protein product: MEISDIGLIGLAVMGENLALNLESKGYTVSVYNRVHPDRESVVTRFVEGRGKGKRFHGTYTIEEFVESIRLPRKIMLMVKAGDPVDELIGQLLPWLSPGDVIIDGGNSDYHDTERRVKMLEEKGLYFIGAGISGGEEGALNGPSIMPGGSVMAWPLVKDILQSIAAKLEDGSPCCEWIGAGGAGHYVKMVHNGIEYGDMELIAEAYSMLKKRTGLDNDGLGDIFELWNRGELNSFLIEITSHILHYKEENGDYLLDHILDVAGQKGTGKWSVMAALDEGDPLTLVSEAVFARFMSALVSERERASVQYPSGKVGDMEACITLNSSGIEAVRDALYAAKLISYAQGFSLMRRASERNGWNLDYGTIAKIWRKGCIIRSVFLERITQAFTKSPGLQNLLFDAFFHERMENALPALRGVVVDCVFNGIAAPCFFSALSYFDGLRNFTSPANLIQAQRDYFGAHTYERTDAERGKFFHTDWTGKGGKTVSGTYNV
- the zwf gene encoding glucose-6-phosphate dehydrogenase: MNRPEDQVLVIFGASGDLTKRMLMPSLYELHVRQMLPERFVILGTSRKSMSDDEFRLSIRLMLEELKGEKGLKGEEVDRFLQKVYYQPFDPVEGADELGERVMFLMEENAIPTRVVYYLATPPNSQQAITKYIGRSCLFGVKERGGWHRIVVEKPFGTSLETAKELDRALLQVFCEREIYRIDHFLGKETVQNILVLRFANEIFESLWNRNYVDYVEIYALESLGIENRGKYYETTGALRDMVQNHLMQLLAFVAMESPATMEPEVIRDETVKVLRSLRPWRGEDIPRNVVRAQYVAGESKGQPVVGYLQEKDVAPNSDMETYVALKVFIDNWRWSHVPFYIYTGKRLKDKRSGVVIHFKSTPHKLFQGQCEGASCNQLIIRMTPDEGVMLKFGLKMPGGGFTVKQVGMDFLYASLCNNYLPGAYERLLLDAMQGDSMLYTRDDALEASWKFIDPIVNYWREHPGEQLRTYAAGSEGPDLSDVWDVVPPVLKEDKNVCWL
- a CDS encoding patatin-like phospholipase family protein; protein product: MILDSHTGLVLEGGGMRGVFTAGALDFLMDKKIYFPYTIGVSAGACNGLSYASRQRGRAKACNIDLLDKYHYIGFRYFFTKRSIMDFDLIFDDFPTRIIPYDYDTYFASPERFVMVTSNCRTGEANYFEEKHDPVRLLNICRASCSLPFVCPITHVDGVPMLDGGICDAIPIRKAIADGFDRNVVVLTRNKGYRKDEKEKSLPWFMYRKYPALRESLRVKNKRYNETLDFLEQLEREGKVVLIRPEKPLEVDRIEQDVEKLTDLYNQGYECARKVLGI
- a CDS encoding DUF2721 domain-containing protein, with the translated sequence MEELTLTTPSILFSAISLIMLAYTNRFLAYAQVIRNLKGEHENRPSTMTKLQLDNLRKRLYLARSMQIYGVISLLLCVVCTFFIYIGLQTLAVYTFGIALLLLVISLGISVKEILISVKALEYRLDNVEAGKEQE